GTTTTGTAATGATACCAGTTTCTGTATAATAACCTGGCATTACAATAGCATCATAATCCAAGTTTTTGAATTTTGTCAAGGCTGATTGGAAATCTTTATCCCCTGAAGCAAATGTCTCTGTTGCAACAATCTCTCCTTGATATTTTTCTTGGAATTCCTCAGCAATCCCTTTAGCATAGTCACTTGAGTTATCATAATAAAGAACAACCTTTTTAGCATTCAAATTGCTATAAGCGTACTGTGCTAAAACCTGACCTTGGAAGCTGTCCTGGAAAGTCGCACGGAAAACGTACTTTTTAACGCCATCACTATCCACTGTCAAATCATCCTGTGTGCCACTTGGAGTCAACAACGGAACACCTGTTTTCTGGGCATTCAAACTAGCGGCAGAAACCGCACCAGAAGTGGCTGGACCAATCATGGCATTAACTTGACTTTGAATAGCCAAGTTAGTCGCTGCAGTAGAAGCTTCCGCGTTTTCAGATTTATTATCTTTCGTAACGAGTTCGATTTTTTTACCATCAACACCGCCAGCTTTATTAATCTCTTCAACGGCAAGTTTTATACCGTCATTTTCTGCATTACCATAAGCAGCTACTGCACCAGTCAATTCAAGATTAACACCAATTTTCAAGGTATCACCAATCGTTGTTCCTGTGGCATTTGCAGTGACGTCTGGTGACTTACTACAAGCCGCTAAAGCAATTGAGGCTAAAAAAGTTAGCGCTGTAAGCGCAATCTTTTTATGCATAAAAATTTCTCTCCTTAAATTTCTAATAAAAAGTTACTTCAGAGAATACTGAATTATCAGAAAATTGTCAACATTCTTTGTGTACTTCTTAGTCATACAAAATTATATTATATCAAAAACGAGCTAAATTGCCTACAAAATTTTTATCGATATTATCAAACTGTGATAATGATACTTCTTTAACAAATTTCAATTCTGAAATTTCTTTTGCAATATCTTCTGCTTCTTCTTTATTCACATACAAGACCTGATATCGCATTTTACGCGAATGGTATAAAACATCACCATATTTATTTAATTTTCGAGCATCACGATTATAGTATAAATAAACAATAATCCCCTGACGTTCCTGTTTTTTAAACATTTTTTTCCGTCCTCCTTTACTACAATTCCCATGGTGTAATTTATGTGGTGCCAAAGGCAAACCTGTATCTACAAAAATATCAGATGAAATAGCTGATGAGATTTTTTGTGATAGTTCTGCTAAAATTTTTTGAACAGCAACTTCACTTTGTCGCAATTGACTCACTTTTTCGTTGATGTCAATGGCTCTTTTTTCCTTTAAAAGTTGATGACGTATCTCAGTAAGTTCTGGTCGAAAAGCTGCATACGGCTTAGCATCTTCATAGCTTTGTTTCAAGGCTTGAAAATGCATAATTTTTTCCTGAAGTATAGTATCTGCCAAGAAAACCTCACGTGCTTTCCGATAGTCTTTGACACTTTCCAACTCAAGAAAGGATGCGACAACCTCATCAATAGTCTCATCAATATCAAATAATTGTTCATCAATTGTCAACATAAAACGATTATACCACAATTAACGTTAAATGTATCCTCGGTCAGCTCGGAACAAAAAAACCCACCAAAGGTGGGCTTAATATAGTATTATCTTCAATTAGTTTAATTCGTTGTTTACCATGATTTCGTCGATGAAGCCGTATTCGAGGGTTTCTTGTGCACTCATCCAGTTATCACGTTCGGCGTCAGCGTGAACTTTTTCAAATGTTTGACCAGAGTTGTTAGCCAAAATTTGTTCCAAGTTGTGACGTATTTTCAAAAGGTGTTCGGCAGCAATTGCCATATCTGTTTGTTGTGTACCGCCACCAGTACCACCCATTGGTTGGTGAATCATGTATTCAGCATTTGGCAACATGAAACGTTTACCTTTTGCACCTGATGACGCAATAACAGTTCCCATTGAAGCTGCCATACCCATAACAATTGTTTGAACATCTGATTTAATGAAATTCATTGTATCAACAATGGCAAGTCCTGCTGATACTGAACCACCAGGAGTATTAACATAAAGGTAAATATCTTTAGTGTTATCTTGTGCATCAAGGAACAACAATTGGGCAATGATAGAGTTAGCCATATTATCTTCAACTGGTCCAGTCAACATGATAATACGGTCTTTCAAAAGGCGTGAATAAATATCATATGAGCGTTCACCACGGCTCGTTTGTTCAATAACTACGGGAATCATATATTTCCTCCTTTATTAAGATACATGGACAAATTGAAATGGTGACTATCACCTTCTTATCCATGTCTGGTTTTAATAATGAATCTAAAACTATTATAGTCAATTGGTCAAAAAAGGTCAAATAAAAAACGTTAATAATTGACTTTTTCCTGAAGTAAAATGGATTGCTTGTCTTTTTTAGGCTGATAAGTCACTAAAAGCACACCGATAAAAATCAAAATAGTTCCCAAATAAGCTAAACTGCTCAGCCATTCTCCAAAAAATAAAAGGGCAAAAAAGGCTGTAAAAATAGGTTCTAGCGAAAACATAAAACTAGTAAATTCTGCACTGACATATGCTTGAACAATGGTTTGCATCACCCAACCATAAGCTGAACAAATCAATGCTAAACCTAGGACAGCTGCCCAAATCGTCCCACTATGAGGCAAAACAGATCTTTCAAGCGCAAGCGTCCCCACTAAAGCATAGAGGCTAGCAAAGCCCAACTGCCAAATGCCCAAACTCATCGCATCTACTCGCTCAATAAAATATTTAGAGAGAATGATATAGATAGCATATAAAGCTGCAGCCATTAGACACATAATCGCGCCGAAATTAAATTGCGATAAATCGGCACCAGTCAATAAAAAAAGCCCTGATAAAACAATCAGAATTGCTACTATTGTCTTTAAATCTGGTATTTTTCGTGTCATCATAGCCTGAATGATAGGAACAATAACTACCGTAGTAGAAGCCAGAAATCCTGCTGTTGAAGCTGATGTGTCAACGACACCAACGACTAAGCCATAAAAGACAGCGAATAGTAATAATCCTGCAAATGCACTGTAAATCATCATTTTCCACGAGAACGTCTTTTGCAAATGGCGGAAAAAAAGCAAAACGAGTGCCACAAAAGCTAACCCACAGCGAAGAGCAACTAATTCTATCGCCGGAATTTCAGATGCCCCAAGCGCCATAAAAAGATAAGACATTCCCCATACTAGAGGAACTGAAGCTGAAAAAAGTTTAGCATATTTCTGAATCATAACGTCACCTCTCGATTTTTCATTTCTTGTTTTATTATAAGTTGATATTAGCCATAAGTAAAATTAAAGTTTATAATATAAGTATAAGTTTTACTTATCAGGAGATACAGTTATGGTTTCAAAATATGCTATTTTTTGCTCAGTTATTGAATTGGGCTCATTTACCAAAACAGCAAAGCAACTAAATTATTCGCAGAGTGCTGTCAGCCAGACGATTAAAAATCTCGAAGAAGAGATTGGAACATGTTTACTAACGCGTGGCAATGAGGGAATAAAGCTCACAAAAGACGGACAAACACTTTATCCTTATTTCCAACAAATCGTCCAAGGTGAAAAACAGCTAACCAAAAAAATCAAGGAATTGCAAGGGTTGGATAAAGCCGAGATACGTATTGGTATCTTTACGTCGGCTAGTCGGAATTTCATTTTACCTTTTATCAAAGCATTCAAGGCGAATTATCCAAGTGTCAATTTTGTGCTCAAACAGGGAGAATATACTAGTATTTACCAATGGCTAGAAACTGGGCAAGTTGATTTAGGGTTTACCCATATGGACTACGTTGGGCAACTGCAATCGCAAATTCTCTATCAAGATTCTCTTTACGCCGTCTTGCCTAGCAAACACCCCCTAGCTCAGCAATCCGAAATCTCACTGGCTGATTTAGCTCAGACAGAGTTAATTCTACTTGATGAAGGTGACCACAGTTTGACACGTACCGCCTTTGCTAAGGAAAATATCGTGCCGACCTTTACCTATGAAATTTATGACGACTATACGATCTTGGAGATGATTCGACAAGGATTGGGAGTCAGTTTGCTTTATGAAAATTTCCTTGATGGCTTATCTCTTGAGGATTTAGCT
This sequence is a window from Streptococcus macedonicus ACA-DC 198. Protein-coding genes within it:
- the livJ gene encoding Branched-chain amino acid ABC transporter, amino acid-binding protein → MHKKIALTALTFLASIALAACSKSPDVTANATGTTIGDTLKIGVNLELTGAVAAYGNAENDGIKLAVEEINKAGGVDGKKIELVTKDNKSENAEASTAATNLAIQSQVNAMIGPATSGAVSAASLNAQKTGVPLLTPSGTQDDLTVDSDGVKKYVFRATFQDSFQGQVLAQYAYSNLNAKKVVLYYDNSSDYAKGIAEEFQEKYQGEIVATETFASGDKDFQSALTKFKNLDYDAIVMPGYYTETGIITKQARDMGIEVPILGPDGFNDDSFADLAGTANTHDVYYVSGYSTKTALSDKATEFIAAYKEKYGSEPNMFAALAYDSVYMIAKAAEGAETSVDIANNLANLTDFEGVTGTMTIDEDHNPIKTALMVKMKDGVEDSAEAVEITGDN
- the clpP gene encoding ATP-dependent Clp protease proteolytic subunit; translated protein: MIPVVIEQTSRGERSYDIYSRLLKDRIIMLTGPVEDNMANSIIAQLLFLDAQDNTKDIYLYVNTPGGSVSAGLAIVDTMNFIKSDVQTIVMGMAASMGTVIASSGAKGKRFMLPNAEYMIHQPMGGTGGGTQQTDMAIAAEHLLKIRHNLEQILANNSGQTFEKVHADAERDNWMSAQETLEYGFIDEIMVNNELN
- a CDS encoding Permease of the drug/metabolite transporter (DMT) superfamily; protein product: MIQKYAKLFSASVPLVWGMSYLFMALGASEIPAIELVALRCGLAFVALVLLFFRHLQKTFSWKMMIYSAFAGLLLFAVFYGLVVGVVDTSASTAGFLASTTVVIVPIIQAMMTRKIPDLKTIVAILIVLSGLFLLTGADLSQFNFGAIMCLMAAALYAIYIILSKYFIERVDAMSLGIWQLGFASLYALVGTLALERSVLPHSGTIWAAVLGLALICSAYGWVMQTIVQAYVSAEFTSFMFSLEPIFTAFFALLFFGEWLSSLAYLGTILIFIGVLLVTYQPKKDKQSILLQEKVNY
- a CDS encoding LysR family transcriptional regulator; the protein is MVSKYAIFCSVIELGSFTKTAKQLNYSQSAVSQTIKNLEEEIGTCLLTRGNEGIKLTKDGQTLYPYFQQIVQGEKQLTKKIKELQGLDKAEIRIGIFTSASRNFILPFIKAFKANYPSVNFVLKQGEYTSIYQWLETGQVDLGFTHMDYVGQLQSQILYQDSLYAVLPSKHPLAQQSEISLADLAQTELILLDEGDHSLTRTAFAKENIVPTFTYEIYDDYTILEMIRQGLGVSLLYENFLDGLSLEDLAVRQISENPFRTVVLAWKNWQTLPLAAQQFTKNVSSTIHD